In the genome of Salana multivorans, the window GGCCTCCTTCAGGCGGCCCGACGCGTCCTGACCAGCGTTCTCGATCTTGTCTCCGAGTCCCATAGGACATCTCCCCTCAGTGGATGACACAGGACCGTCGACGATACGCCCACCTAAAGGAGCCGTCAAGGACGGGCCAAAACAGCAGTCAGGCCGGCGCTCGGCGAACCGGCGGGCCGCGCCGCGGTCCGGGCCTGCGGAGGCGCAGCCTGCGGCGAGCGGGGTTAGCCTCGACGAGGTGGCGTCACCGCATCGAGGACGCCCGGCCGACCGAGCGGAGATCAGTGGTGTCACGGGTGAACATCGGCGAGCAGCATCCCGCCGTCTATCGAGAGCTTGCCTCGCTCAGCAGGGCCGCGGGTGAGGCGGCCGCTGCGGCCGGCCTCGATCCCAGGCTCGTCGAGCTCGTTCGACTGCGCGTGTCCCAGCTCAACGGCTGCGCGTTCTGCTGCCGGCTGCACACGCGCGACGCCCTGCGGGCCGGGGAGACGACCGACCGTCTCGCCGTGCTCCCCGCCTGGAGGGAGTCGGGCTACTTCTCCGACACCGAGCGCGTCGCCCTCGCTCTCGCGGAAGAGGTGACCCGCCCGTCCACGCCCACCCGCGAGGACCTGGGCGCCGAGACCCTGAGCCCCCAGGAGGTCTCGGCGATCACCTGGCTGGCCGTCGTCATGAACGCGTGGAACCGCGTCGCGGTCAGCAGCGGGTACGCGGTCGTCCCATAGCGACGACGCAACGGCGGCATCGACCGCTCTTGTGCTCCGGCCGGTGCGGGCAAAGACTACGAGGACCGACTCACTACCCCTGGAGGCCCACGTGCTGGTCGCCGGCATGATCACGGCGGGGCTCGCCGCCGCCCTGCACGTCTACATCTTCTGGCTGGAGTCCCTCGCCTGGGGCGGCGAGCGAGCCAACCGGACCTTCGGCATCCGGGATGCCCAGGAGGCGGAGGCCACCCGGGCGTTCGCCTTCAACCAGGGGTTCTACAACCTGTTCCTCGCCGTCGCGGCCTTGGTCGGGGTCGCCCTGGTGGCCGCGGGCAACGTCGCCGTCGGCGCCGCCCTCATCCTCGCCGGCACCGGGTCGATGCTCGCCGCGGCTCTCGTGCTGCTGCTCTCGTCCCCGGACAAGCGCCGAGCCGCCGTCTCCCAGGGGCTGCTCCCGCTTCTCGCGGTGGCGACCACCCTGCTCGCGCTTCTCCTCTAGCCGCGCCTTCCCGAACGCGGGGGCGAGCGCCGGGTCAGGTCCCTTGCGGCGGAGCGAGGGGGATTCGAACCCCCGGAGGCTTGCACCTCAACGGTTTTCAAGACCGTCACATTCGGCCGCTCTGTCATCGCTCCCTGCCCCGCTGCCGCGACCACCGGCCACGGCGATCTGCCGCAGCCGGCCACGCGTGCGGGGCCCGGCCATTCTGCCAGGTGGGGCGACCTGCCCGCCGAACCTACCCGCCGATCGGGGTCAGGACGAAGACCGGGATCTCCCGCTCCGTCTTGGTCTGGTAGTCGGCGTACGACGGCCAGGTCTCGCAGGCCCGGGCCCACCACTCCTCGCGCTCCGCGCCGATCGCCTGGTGCGCGAGGTACTCGCGCCTGGTGTCGCCGTCCTGGAGCTCGACCTCCGGGTGCGCCAGCAGGTTGTAGTACCACTGCGGGTTGTCCGGCGCCCCGCCCTTCGACGCGATCACCGCGTACGACCCGTCGTGCTCCACCCGCATGAGCGCCGTCTTGCGCAGCTTGCCGGAGCGCGCGCCGACCGTCGTGAGCACGATGACCGGGCGACCGTGCAGCGTCGTGCCCTCCGCACCCCCCGACGACTCGATCAGCTCCGCCTGCTCGCGGGCCCACGGGGACGTGCTCGGCGCGTACTCACCTTCCAGCGGCATGTCGGCAGCCTACGCCCGACCTACGCTGACACCATGCGTCTCCTCACGATCGTCCCGGCGGACGACGCCGACGCCGAGCCCCTGCGGCTCCGGCTCATCGACGCCCCGACGCCCCGGCCCGGTCCCGGCGAGGCCCTCGTCCGCGTGACCGCCAGCGGGGTCAACCGGGCCGACCTGCTCCAGGTCGCGGGCCACTACCCGCCCCCGCCGGGCGCACCCGAGCACCCCGGGCTCGAGGTCGCCGGCGTCATCGAGGCCCTCGGCGACCAGGCGGACGCAGCGATCCCACCCGGCACCCGCGTCATGGCCCTCCTCGCCGGCGGTGGCTACGCCGACGCCGCCGTCGTCCCGGTCGGCCAGCTCCTCCCGATCCCGGACACCCTCACCGACGTCGAGGCGGCCGCCCTGCCCGAGGCGCTCGCGACCGTGTGGTCCAACCTCGTCGGCGTCGGCGACTCCCCCGTCGGGAACCTCCGCGCCGGCGACACGCTCCACGTCATCGGCGGCTCCGGCGGGATCGGCACCGCAGCCGTCCAGGTCGGCCGGCTCCTCGGCGCGCGCGTCGTCGCCACGGCCGGCGGGCCCGACCGTTGCGCCGCCGTCCGCGCGCTGGGCGCCGACGTCGTGCTCGACCACCGCGACGCGACGCCGCAGGACGTCACCGCCGCGGTCCTCGCGGCCACCGACGGGCGCGGCGTCGACGTCGTCCTCGACGTGCTCGGCGGTGCGACCCTGACCGAGAACGTCCGGCGCCTCGCGACCGGCGGACGACTCGTCGTCATCGGGACGCAGCGCGGACGACGCGGCGACCTCGACGTCCTCGCCCTCATGCAGCGCCGCGCGAGCATCCACGGGACCACCCTGCGCGGCCGCCCGCTCGCGGAGAAGGCCGCGATCACGGCCGACGTCGCCGCCCACCTCCTCCCGGCGCTCGCCGACGGCCGGCTGCGGCCCGTGGTCCACGCCGCCGTCCCGGCCGCCGACGCCGAGCGCGCCCACGCGATGCTGCGCGACGGCGCGGCCCTCGGCAAGGTCGTGCTCACGTGGTGACGCCCCGGCTCGACGTCGTGCTCTCCCCCTTCGGCGGCGACGCGACCGCGCTGCTCGACGCCGCGATCCGGGCCGAGGACGCCGGCCTCGACGGCGTGTGGACCTTCGACCACGTCTCGTCGCTCGCGTCGATCGGCGCACCGGGGTCGGGGGCGTCGCGCGACCCGTTCGCGGTGCTGGGCGCGGTCGCCGCGCGCACGACGCGGGTGCGGCTCGGCACGCTCGTCGCCAACCTGCACAACCGCCTGCCCGAGCAGCTCGCCCTCGCGATCGACACGCTCGCCTCGCTGGCACCGGCCCGCGTCGTGTGCGGCGTCGGCTCGGGTGCCGGGGTCGGCTCGCCGTTCGCGCGCGAGGACGAGGCGCTCGGCCGCGTGCCCGAGCCCGCCGCGGTGCGGCGCGCGATGCTCGCCGACTACGTCCGGCGCCTCGACGAGACCTGGGCCGGCCGCGGCGTCCCCGGGGTCGTGTCGGGTCCGCGCCCGCCGATCGTCGTCGGCGCGGGATCGGCGACGACGCTGCGCCTCGCCGCGCTGGACCCGCTGGTGGACGGCGTCAACGTTGTGACGGGCCTGACGCCTGACCTCTCCGACACCGTCGGCCTGGTTCGCGGCCTCGTCGCCGAGCGCCCGTTCGAGGTCAGCGTCTTCCTGGACGCGGGGGGCGTCCGGCTCGAGGACCTTCGCGACCACGCCGGGTCGCTGCCGGTCCCGGCGGGGGTCGACCGCCTCACGTTCCTCGTCCGTCCCTGAGCCGGCGCCGGGCAGCCGGTCGCCCCTAGGAGTCGAGCAGCCCCGCCTTGATGCCGCTTGCGAGCGCCGGCCACAGCGGCAGCCGCGGGATGAGCGACGCCTGGATCGCGTGGTAGATGTCCGGCTTGCCGACCCACACCGTCGCCGCGGGGTAGTTCTCGACGTCGAGCTCGTGCACCCACGACCCGGAGTCGTCGATGAGGTAGAGCTGCGCGTAGTCCCACCACGCCTCGTACCAGGAGGCGTACTCCTGGTCGCCGGTCGCGCGCCACAGCGCGGCCGCGGCCCCGATCGCCTCGGTCACCACCCAGTGCATCCGCTCGCGGACCACGGGCTCGCCCTCGAAGTCGACGGTGTAGACGAAGCCGTCGGCCCCGTCGACCGCCCAGCCCTCGCGGACCCCGGTCTCGAACAGGGCCGACGCGGCCGTCAGCAGCCACGCGACGTCGTCGTCGGCCGCACCGGCCTCGAGCTCGGCGGCGCGGGCGTGCAGCGCGAGCCGCGCCCACTCGAACCAGTGCCCGACGGTCGCCCCGTACGGCCGGAACGGGTGCGCGCGCTCGTCGGTGTTGTAGTCGGGCAGCGGCTCCCACGACGTCGAGAAGTGCTCCGGGATCCGCCACGCGTACTCCTGCGCGTAGCCGAGCACCCGGCGCAGGATGCGCACCGCCCGCTCACGCCACACGGTCTCCCCCGTCGCATCGGCCACGGCCAGGTACGCCTCGACCGTGTGCATGTTCGCGTTGACGCCGCGGTACTCCTCGCACTCGGTCCAGCCGGCGTCCCAGGACTCGACGGCCATGCCCTCGTCCTCGTTCCAGAACCGCTCCGTGTGCACGGCCTTGGCCTCGGCGAGCAGCTCCGCGGCGCCGTGCCCCCCGGCGAGCAGGGCCGAGGACGTCGCGAGCAGCACGAACGCGTGCGCGTACGCCTCCTTGACCGGCGCCGACGGCCCGTCCGGCGTCACCTTGGAGAACCAGCCGCCGTTCTCGTCGTCGGCGAACACCTGCTGCAGCGCACCGAGACCGTGGTCGACGAGCACCTTGTACCCGGGACGCCCGAGCAGCACGCCGAGGCTGAACGAGTGGATCATCCGGCAGGTGATCCACAGCTCGGACTCCCCGGCGGGGTCGGTGTCGCTGATCTCGCCCTCGCCGTCGAGGTAGCCGAACCCGGCGTCGATCGCGCTGCCGGAGGCGAACGCGAGGAGCGAGTCGGTGTGCTCCTCGAGCCAGCGGGCGTGGGAGTCGGTGCCCAGCCAGGTCAGCGGCGCGTCGATCGCGGCGCGGACGTCGGCGGGCGTTGCGGGTGCGGAAGTGCGCGTCATGGCTCGATCCTGCCACCCGTGTCCAGTTCGCTGACTACGCTCGTTCCAGCGCTGCAGTCCGCGTTCTTCCCGCCATCGACGACGCCGGAGTCCCCATGCCAACCCTGTCCCTCGACGGCGCCTGGACCGTCACCGCCGTGCCGACCGGTCAGCCCTCGCCGGTCCCCGCCGACCTGGTCGACGTGACCGTCCCGGCACTCGTCCCGGGCTGCGTCCACCTCGACCTGCTCGCCGCCGGCCTCATCGCCGAGCCGTTCGACGGCGACAACGAGGCCGCCCAGCAGTGGATCGGCTCGACCGACTGGCGCTACGAGCGGACCTTCGAGTGGTCGCCGCCCGGCGGACCGGGCGGCGACGGCCACGAGCGGCACGATCTCGTCGCGCTCGGCCTCGACACGCTCGCGACGGTGGAGCTCAACGGCACGGTCGTCGCGACGACGGAGAACCAGCACCGCAGCCACCGGTGGAGCGTCGGTCACCTGCTGCGCGAGGGCGAGAACACGCTCGCCGTGACGTTCGCCGCACCCGTCCCGGCCGCCGAGCGCCGCCAGGAGGAGAACGGCGGCGAGCTGTTCCACGTGAATCACCACCCCTACAACGCGCTGCGCAAGATGGCCTCGAGCTTCGGCTGGGACTGGGGCATCGACGTCGCCTCGTCCGGCATCTGGCGCTCGATCGGCATCGAGTCGTGGAGCTCGGCGCGCATCGACTCGGTCCGCCCGCTCGTCGAGCTCGTCGGCGGCACGGGCGTGCTGCACGCCCACGTCACGCTCACCCAGCAGGGCGTCCCGCGTCCGCGTCCGGTGACCGTCGCGGTCTCCCGGGACGGTGCGACCTGGACCGGACGCGGGGCGGTGACGACGTCCGGCGTCGTCGACGTCGTCGTGCCCGACGTGCGGCTCTGGTGGCCACGCGGGCACGGCGAGCCGGACCTCTACGACGTCGTCGTCACGCTCGCCGACGACGGCGACGACGACGCGGCCCCGCTCGATGCCTGGCGCCACGCGATCGGCTTCCGCACGGTCGAGATCGACACCACCCCGGACGACGCCGGCACCCCGTTCGTCCTGCGCGTCAACGGCCGCGACGTCGAGGTCCGCGGGGCGAACTGGATCCCGGACGACGCCTTCGTCACCCGCGTCGACCGCGCCCGGCTCGAGCGGCGGATCGCCGACGCGACCGAGGCGAACATCAACCTGCTGCGTGTCTGGGGCGGCGGCCTGTACGAGAGCGACGAGTTCTACGACCTCTGCTCGCGCGAGGGCGTCCTCGTCTGGCAGGACTTCCTGCTCGCCTGCGCCGCCTACGCCGAGGAGGACTGGCTGGCGCGCGAGATCGAGGCCGAGGCGCGCGAGGCCGTGACGCGACTGTCGAAGCACCCGAGCCTCGTGCTGTGGTGCGGCAACAACGAGAACGTCTGGGGCTACGTCGAGTGGGGCTGGCGCGCGCAGCTCGCTGGCCGGACCTGGGGCGCCGGGTACTACTTCGAGACGTTCCCCGCGATCCTCGCCGAGCTCGACCCGACGCGGCCGTACATCCCCGGCAGCCCGTTCTCACCGAGCCGGCTCATGACGCCGAACGACCCCGCGAACGGCACGGTCCACATCTGGGACGTGTGGAACGCGAAGGACTACACGTCCTACCGGGAGTGGCGCCCGCGGTTCGTCGCCGAGTTCGGCTTCCAGGGACCGCCGGCGTGGACGACGCTGTTCGACGTCGTGCACGACTCCCCCGCCGATCCCTACGGGCACGAGATGCTCGTCCACCAGAAGGCGAACGAGGGGAACCTCAAGCTCGAGCGCGGCTACCTGTCCCACCTGCCGGCGCCCCGGACGATCGACGACTGGCACCTCGTCACCCAGCTCAACCAGGCGCACGCGATCACGTTCGGGATCGCGTGGTTCCGCTCGCTCACCCCGCGCTGCACGGGCGCCGTCGTGTGGCAGCTCAACGACGACTGGCCGGTCGTGTCGTGGGCGGCGGTCGACTACGCCGAGCGCCGCAAGCCGCTCTGGTACGCGCTGCGGGACGTGTTCGCACCGCGATACGCCACCATCCAGCCGGTGGACGTCGACGGGACGGACGGCGCCCACGAGCTCGTCGTGCTCAACGACACCGAGACGCCCCTCCGCCTGGTGGTGACCGCGCGGCGGACGAGGTTCGACGGTGCCGTGCTGGCCGAGGAGTCGTTCCCGCTCGACGTGTCGGCCCGCGGCCACGCCCGACGGGCGCTCGCCGAGGCGGTCATGACGCCGGCCGACGCGAGCGAGGAGATCGTCGTCGTCACGTTCGACGCCGCGGACGGGGCCACCGCGCCCGACGGCCTGGCGCGCGTGGTGCACGACCTGGCCGACGTCGTCGACCAGCGGCTCGACCCCGCGGCCCCGGCCGCCTCGGCGACCTCGACCCCGGACGGGGCCGTCGTCACGGTGACGGCGAGCGGCTACGTCCGCGACGTCGTGGTGCTCGCCGACCGGGCGGACCGCTCGGCGAGCGTCGACCGGTCGCTCGTGTCGCTGCTGCCCGGGGAGTCGGTGACGTTCACGCTGCGCGGCGACGGGCCGATCGACCCGGCCGCCGCGACCGACCCGCGCGTGCTGCGCAGCGCCAACCAGCTCCACGGCGACCCGATCGGCACGCCGCTCCCCTGACGAGACCCGCGGGTACCCGTCACCCGTCCAGTCCCATCAGCCGCCCAACCCCGTCACCCACCCCCGTCCTCCGATATCGGGGTGGATCGGATCGTCATTCGCGATCCGATCCACCCCGGTATCGGAGGGGGCGCGCGGCTTCGGGGGCTAGGGGCCGGGGCGGCGGCTAGAGGGCCGGTGCCGGGGGGCTATAGAGGGCCGGTGCCCGGGGACTAGGGGCGGTCGGGTGCGGGGGTCATCGGGTGAGCCAGCCGCCGTCGACGGGGAGGATGGAGCCGTGGACGTAGTCCGAGGCGGGTGAGGCGAGGAACACCGCGGCGCCCTGGAGATCGGCGGGTGTGCCCCATCGTCCGGCGGGGATGCGGGCGAGGATCTCGGCCGAGCGGGTGTCGTCGGCGCGGAGCTGGGCGGTGTTGTCGGTCGCGAAGTAGCCCGGGGCGATCGCGTTGACGTTGATCCCCAACCCGGACCACTCCGAGGCCAGGGCCCGGGTCAGGCCCGCGATCCCGGACTTCGACGCGGTGTAGGACGGGACGATCTTCCCGCCCTGGAAGGACAGCATCGAGGCGATGTTGATGATCTTCCCGCCCTCGCCCCGCGCGGCCATGACCCGCGCCACGGCCTGAGACAGGTAGAACACCTTCGACAGGTTGAGATCGATGACCTCCGCCCAGTTCTCGCTCGTGAAGTCGATCGCCGGCTCACGGCGAATGATCCCCGCGTTGTTCACCAGGACATCGATCCGCCCCGCCGTGCGCGCGATCTCCTCCACCAGCTCACGCACCTGCTCCGGCGTCGCGGCGAGCAGGTCGGCCTGGATCGCCCACGCCCGCCGACCCAGCGCCTCGATGGCCTCGACCGCCTCCGGCGACCCGGTGCGGTCCACGATCACCACATCAGCCCCCGCCTGCGCGAGCGCGAGCGAGAACCCCAGGCCAAGCCCACGCCCGCCCCCGGTCACGACCGCGACCTTCCCGTCCAGCCTGAACGCGTCCAGAATCATCAGCTTCTCCCTCATCAACCCTCGTCAGTCCCGATCGGCCCGCGCCGCTCAGCGCAGCCCGAGCGGGTCCACACCCTCGACGTCGCCGTAGTCCACGTTCTCCCCGGCCATCGCCCACACGAACGAGTACGCCCCCGTCGCCGAAGCCGTGTGGATCGACCACGGCGGAGACACCACCACATCCCGCTCGTGCAGCACCAGATGACGCGTCGCGTCCGGGCGACCCATCAGATGCACCAGCACGTCCTCACCCAACCCCGTGTACAGGTACGCCTCCGTGCGCCGCGGGTGCACGTGCGGCGGCATCGTGTTCCACACCGACCCCGGCTCCAGCGTCGTGATCCCCAGCACCAGCTGGTTCGACGCGATCCCGTCAGCATGGATGTACTTGCGGATCGTGCGGTGGTTGGACCGCTCCGCCGACCCCAGCACGACCGCCTCCACACCCTCACGCGAGGCCAGCTCCGCACTCCCACGATGATGCGCCGGCGCCGAGACCAGGTACACCGCGCCCTCACCCGCCAACGTGACGTCCCGAGTCCCCAACGGCAGGTAGAGCACGTCCTGCTCACCCAGACCGAACACCTCACCATCCGCGCTCACCTCGACCCGGCCCGCGACCCCGACCAGACCCAGCTCACGCCGCTCCAGCAGGAACTCCGCCCCGATGATCTCCGGCGCCTCCAACCTCACCAGCACGCCAGCCTCCACGACCACCCCACCGATCAGCAGCCGATCATCGTGCGCATACCCCCACGACACCTCCCCCGGGGTGAACAACCCCGACAGCACGAACCGCTCACGCAGCTGCCCACCATCGAGACGGGCGACATCATCGGGGTGCGAGCTCCACAGACGGGTGACGGACATGGGGGTACTTCCTCTCATCGGGGCGCGCCGGACCCACGCGGGTCCGGCGCTGCGGTGACGGCGGTACGGAGCGTGCCGAGACCCGTGATCGAGATCTCGACGACGTCGCCGTCCGCCAGCGGGGCCGGGGCGGCGAGCGCCTCCGGGAGCTTCTGCGGGGTGCCGGTGGCGATGACGTCACCGGGTTCGAGCGTGATGGCCTGGCTCACGTAGGACACGAGGTCGGCCATGGTGAAGATCATCCGCGCCGTGCTGGAGGACACGGTGAGCCGCCCGTTGTGGCGCAGCTCGACGTCCAGCACCTGCGGGTCGCCCAGCTCGTCCGGCGTCACGAGCGCGGGGCCGAGCGGGCCGAAGGTGTCGAAGGACTTCCCGAGCGTCCACTGACTGGTGCGGCCCTGCCAGTCCCGCGCCGAGACGTCGTCGAAGATCGTGTACCCGGCCACGTGGTCGAGCGCGGTCGCGGGGGTCACCGCGCGGCAGGACCGCCCGATGACGACGGCGACCTCGGCCTCGTAGTCGACGCACTCGCTCTCCGGGGGCAGCAGGAGCCGGTCCTCGGGGCCGATCACGGTGTTCGGCGTCTTGACGAACACGTCGGGGAACTCCGGGTCGGGGACGTCGCCGGTGTGACCGCGGTAGTTGTACCCGATGCACAGGACGGCCCGCGGGCGCACCGGCGGCTCCAGCCGCACGGCCTCGCGCGAGCGCACCGATCCGCCGCCGCGGGCGACGACGTCGCGCGCCGCCCCGAGCAGGTCCCGCCGCAGCAGCTCGGTCAGGTCGGCGACGCCGAGCGCGTCGGACAGGTCGAGCACGCCGTCCTCGACCAGCGCGCCGACCCGCGTGGTCCCTCGCCCGTCACCGATCTCGCGACCGTCGCCGGCGCGCGGGGTGAACGTCACCAGCCTCACGACGCCCGCCTCACCAGTACGGGACCCAGTCGGGACGCTGGAGCCGCATGAGCGCCTCCAGGTAGAAGTAGTCGCCCCACAGGTTGCCCTCGTCGACGCCCTTGTCGGTGCGCCAGTCGTAGACGCCGTGCAGGAGCAGCGCGTTCGAGCCGTTGGCCGCGCCGCCCGCGTAGGAGGTGGCGAGCGAGTCGACCATCTCGCGCGCCTCGCGGCGGTAGCGCTCGACCCGCTCGGCATCGGCCGCGCTCAGCTCGCCGCCCCGCGGGGAGCGCTCGAGCTCCGCCGCGAGCTCGAGCAGCCCGCACGCCGCGATCGAGGCGGCCGAGGAGTCGCGCGGCTGGTCGTCGCCGTCGCTGAACACGAGGTCCCAGTACGCGACGCGGTCGCGCGGCAGGTGAGCGAGGAAGTACTCGGCGCACCGCACGGCCGTGTCGAGGAACGTCGCCTCGCCGGTCCAGCGGTGGTTGAGCGCGAACCCGTAGATGCCCCACGCCTGTCCGCGCGCCCAGCACGAGTCGTCCGCGTAGCCCTGCTGCGTGCTGCCGAACCGCGGCTCGCCCGTCGCCACGTCCCAGTGGAACGTGTGGAACGTCGTGTCGTCGTCGCGGACGATCCGGTCCCGGAGCTGCGCGACGTGCCGACGGGCCGCGTCCTCGTACCGCGGGTCGCCGGTCTGCTCGCTCGCCCAGTGCAGGAGCGGCATGTTCATCAGGCTGTCGATGATGGTCCGACCGCGCTGCTCGGGGCTCGTCTCGAGGTCGCCCCACGCCTGGATGATCCCGGCCGGCTCAAGGAACCGCTTCATCAGGTGGTCGGCGGCCGCGAGCGCCG includes:
- a CDS encoding carboxymuconolactone decarboxylase family protein; the encoded protein is MSRVNIGEQHPAVYRELASLSRAAGEAAAAAGLDPRLVELVRLRVSQLNGCAFCCRLHTRDALRAGETTDRLAVLPAWRESGYFSDTERVALALAEEVTRPSTPTREDLGAETLSPQEVSAITWLAVVMNAWNRVAVSSGYAVVP
- a CDS encoding DUF1304 domain-containing protein — its product is MLVAGMITAGLAAALHVYIFWLESLAWGGERANRTFGIRDAQEAEATRAFAFNQGFYNLFLAVAALVGVALVAAGNVAVGAALILAGTGSMLAAALVLLLSSPDKRRAAVSQGLLPLLAVATTLLALLL
- a CDS encoding nitroreductase family deazaflavin-dependent oxidoreductase, whose amino-acid sequence is MPLEGEYAPSTSPWAREQAELIESSGGAEGTTLHGRPVIVLTTVGARSGKLRKTALMRVEHDGSYAVIASKGGAPDNPQWYYNLLAHPEVELQDGDTRREYLAHQAIGAEREEWWARACETWPSYADYQTKTEREIPVFVLTPIGG
- a CDS encoding NAD(P)H-quinone oxidoreductase, whose amino-acid sequence is MRLLTIVPADDADAEPLRLRLIDAPTPRPGPGEALVRVTASGVNRADLLQVAGHYPPPPGAPEHPGLEVAGVIEALGDQADAAIPPGTRVMALLAGGGYADAAVVPVGQLLPIPDTLTDVEAAALPEALATVWSNLVGVGDSPVGNLRAGDTLHVIGGSGGIGTAAVQVGRLLGARVVATAGGPDRCAAVRALGADVVLDHRDATPQDVTAAVLAATDGRGVDVVLDVLGGATLTENVRRLATGGRLVVIGTQRGRRGDLDVLALMQRRASIHGTTLRGRPLAEKAAITADVAAHLLPALADGRLRPVVHAAVPAADAERAHAMLRDGAALGKVVLTW
- a CDS encoding LLM class flavin-dependent oxidoreductase produces the protein MVTPRLDVVLSPFGGDATALLDAAIRAEDAGLDGVWTFDHVSSLASIGAPGSGASRDPFAVLGAVAARTTRVRLGTLVANLHNRLPEQLALAIDTLASLAPARVVCGVGSGAGVGSPFAREDEALGRVPEPAAVRRAMLADYVRRLDETWAGRGVPGVVSGPRPPIVVGAGSATTLRLAALDPLVDGVNVVTGLTPDLSDTVGLVRGLVAERPFEVSVFLDAGGVRLEDLRDHAGSLPVPAGVDRLTFLVRP
- a CDS encoding AGE family epimerase/isomerase — translated: MTRTSAPATPADVRAAIDAPLTWLGTDSHARWLEEHTDSLLAFASGSAIDAGFGYLDGEGEISDTDPAGESELWITCRMIHSFSLGVLLGRPGYKVLVDHGLGALQQVFADDENGGWFSKVTPDGPSAPVKEAYAHAFVLLATSSALLAGGHGAAELLAEAKAVHTERFWNEDEGMAVESWDAGWTECEEYRGVNANMHTVEAYLAVADATGETVWRERAVRILRRVLGYAQEYAWRIPEHFSTSWEPLPDYNTDERAHPFRPYGATVGHWFEWARLALHARAAELEAGAADDDVAWLLTAASALFETGVREGWAVDGADGFVYTVDFEGEPVVRERMHWVVTEAIGAAAALWRATGDQEYASWYEAWWDYAQLYLIDDSGSWVHELDVENYPAATVWVGKPDIYHAIQASLIPRLPLWPALASGIKAGLLDS
- a CDS encoding glycoside hydrolase family 2 protein, which gives rise to MPTLSLDGAWTVTAVPTGQPSPVPADLVDVTVPALVPGCVHLDLLAAGLIAEPFDGDNEAAQQWIGSTDWRYERTFEWSPPGGPGGDGHERHDLVALGLDTLATVELNGTVVATTENQHRSHRWSVGHLLREGENTLAVTFAAPVPAAERRQEENGGELFHVNHHPYNALRKMASSFGWDWGIDVASSGIWRSIGIESWSSARIDSVRPLVELVGGTGVLHAHVTLTQQGVPRPRPVTVAVSRDGATWTGRGAVTTSGVVDVVVPDVRLWWPRGHGEPDLYDVVVTLADDGDDDAAPLDAWRHAIGFRTVEIDTTPDDAGTPFVLRVNGRDVEVRGANWIPDDAFVTRVDRARLERRIADATEANINLLRVWGGGLYESDEFYDLCSREGVLVWQDFLLACAAYAEEDWLAREIEAEAREAVTRLSKHPSLVLWCGNNENVWGYVEWGWRAQLAGRTWGAGYYFETFPAILAELDPTRPYIPGSPFSPSRLMTPNDPANGTVHIWDVWNAKDYTSYREWRPRFVAEFGFQGPPAWTTLFDVVHDSPADPYGHEMLVHQKANEGNLKLERGYLSHLPAPRTIDDWHLVTQLNQAHAITFGIAWFRSLTPRCTGAVVWQLNDDWPVVSWAAVDYAERRKPLWYALRDVFAPRYATIQPVDVDGTDGAHELVVLNDTETPLRLVVTARRTRFDGAVLAEESFPLDVSARGHARRALAEAVMTPADASEEIVVVTFDAADGATAPDGLARVVHDLADVVDQRLDPAAPAASATSTPDGAVVTVTASGYVRDVVVLADRADRSASVDRSLVSLLPGESVTFTLRGDGPIDPAAATDPRVLRSANQLHGDPIGTPLP
- the kduD gene encoding 2-dehydro-3-deoxy-D-gluconate 5-dehydrogenase KduD gives rise to the protein MREKLMILDAFRLDGKVAVVTGGGRGLGLGFSLALAQAGADVVIVDRTGSPEAVEAIEALGRRAWAIQADLLAATPEQVRELVEEIARTAGRIDVLVNNAGIIRREPAIDFTSENWAEVIDLNLSKVFYLSQAVARVMAARGEGGKIINIASMLSFQGGKIVPSYTASKSGIAGLTRALASEWSGLGINVNAIAPGYFATDNTAQLRADDTRSAEILARIPAGRWGTPADLQGAAVFLASPASDYVHGSILPVDGGWLTR
- the kduI gene encoding 5-dehydro-4-deoxy-D-glucuronate isomerase; this translates as MSVTRLWSSHPDDVARLDGGQLRERFVLSGLFTPGEVSWGYAHDDRLLIGGVVVEAGVLVRLEAPEIIGAEFLLERRELGLVGVAGRVEVSADGEVFGLGEQDVLYLPLGTRDVTLAGEGAVYLVSAPAHHRGSAELASREGVEAVVLGSAERSNHRTIRKYIHADGIASNQLVLGITTLEPGSVWNTMPPHVHPRRTEAYLYTGLGEDVLVHLMGRPDATRHLVLHERDVVVSPPWSIHTASATGAYSFVWAMAGENVDYGDVEGVDPLGLR
- a CDS encoding fumarylacetoacetate hydrolase family protein, yielding MRLVTFTPRAGDGREIGDGRGTTRVGALVEDGVLDLSDALGVADLTELLRRDLLGAARDVVARGGGSVRSREAVRLEPPVRPRAVLCIGYNYRGHTGDVPDPEFPDVFVKTPNTVIGPEDRLLLPPESECVDYEAEVAVVIGRSCRAVTPATALDHVAGYTIFDDVSARDWQGRTSQWTLGKSFDTFGPLGPALVTPDELGDPQVLDVELRHNGRLTVSSSTARMIFTMADLVSYVSQAITLEPGDVIATGTPQKLPEALAAPAPLADGDVVEISITGLGTLRTAVTAAPDPRGSGAPR
- a CDS encoding glycoside hydrolase family 88 protein, which codes for MTESVTPTVGGSTAAPATTSLAAATDAALAVVDENVGTFGDRYPGDTTIGGRYELRPAARISGRDLPPGSNYEWTTSFWPGELWLAWELTGRDVYRDLGLAHVANFVWRVEEEVDLHTHDLGFLYTLACVTPDRLVGSPEGRRAALAAADHLMKRFLEPAGIIQAWGDLETSPEQRGRTIIDSLMNMPLLHWASEQTGDPRYEDAARRHVAQLRDRIVRDDDTTFHTFHWDVATGEPRFGSTQQGYADDSCWARGQAWGIYGFALNHRWTGEATFLDTAVRCAEYFLAHLPRDRVAYWDLVFSDGDDQPRDSSAASIAACGLLELAAELERSPRGGELSAADAERVERYRREAREMVDSLATSYAGGAANGSNALLLHGVYDWRTDKGVDEGNLWGDYFYLEALMRLQRPDWVPYW